A DNA window from Acropora palmata chromosome 12, jaAcrPala1.3, whole genome shotgun sequence contains the following coding sequences:
- the LOC141860118 gene encoding transcription factor E2F2-like has translation MATTRRYSVIGRCRVPLSAHSHQLNPVSNKNVGDKNFSRHVIKNETSMSPQEKTSKSYLCTPDIYTKERSLCPILRPQAKRRLDLDESPTRKRTVFRTPKTKTCGRRKMRKDVQPYPKMFVKSPIEKTRYDTSLGILTKKFVSLLRGSEDGVVDLNHAADLLEVQKRRIYDITNVLEGVGLIKKKSKNNIEWRGTCCTEVSHRTKRVESISAQVMDLHTDVADLEAKESFLDRMIASCRSELKNLTEDADVAKHAYVTYRDIRDVKHFKNRTVIAIKAPPETRLEVPDPKESIQIWLKSIRGPIDVYLCPEDQGNRSSPIKDISPTKRQQPQETTPSPFLLTPEKMTQSCINAALPCKAPYHRCNAEVLRDVGPGLISPQKNIFLQQNMVESSLPEDLDDDSLIPLSPTLTDEEYLFTLTDTEGITELFDSYGLWSDQ, from the exons ATGGCGACGACTCGACGATACTCCGTAATTGGGCGATGTCGGGTGCCGCTTAGCGCTCACAGCCACCAGTTAAACCCTGTCAGCAACAAAAATGTGGGTGATAAAAACTTTTCCCGTCATGTTATCAAGAATGAAACGTCAATGTCGCCTCAGGAGAAGACATCGAAGTCCTATTTGTGCACGCCTGATATTTACACAAAGGAACGTTCGCTTTGCCCGATTCTTCGACCTCAG GCAAAACGTCGATTAGATCTCGACGAGTCACCCACCAGAAAGCGTACGGTGTTCAGAACGCCAAAGACAAAAACCTGTGGACgaagaaaaatgagaaaagatGTACAACCTTACCCAAAAA tgtTTGTGAAATCTCCAATTGAGAAAACACGATATGATACGTCACTGGGGATTTTAACTAAGAAGTTTGTCAGCCTTCTCAGGGGCTCAGAGGATGGCGTCGTTGACTTAAACCATGCAGCAGATCTGTTGGAGGTTCAGAAGAGACGGATTTATGACATCACCAACGTATTAGAGGGTGTTGGACTGATaaagaagaaatcaaagaaTAACATTGAGTGGAG GGGAACATGTTGCACCGAGGTCTCTCATCGCACCAAAAGAGTGGAATCCATTTCTGCCCAGGTCATGGACCTACACACAGATGTTGCTGATCTTGAAGCGAAGGAGTCCTTCCTTGATAGGATGATAGCCAGCTGTCGATCGGAATTGAAAAATCTCACTGAAGATGCTGATGTTGCCAA ACATGCTTATGTCACTTACCGTGATATCCGTGATGTCAAACACTTCAAAAATAGAACAGTGATTGCCATCAAAGCACCACCAGAGACAAGGCTGGAAGTTCCAGATCCAAAAGAG AGTATTCAAATCTGGTTAAAAAGCATACGAGGACCCATTGATGTCTACCTTTGTCCAGAGGATCAAGGGAATCGTTCATCTCCAATAAAGGACATTTCTCCTACAAAACGACAACAACCTCAGGAAACAACTCCAAGCCCATTCCTACTAACGCCCGAAAAAATGACCCAGAGTTGTATCAATGCAGCGCTGCCCTGCAAAGCTCCATATCACAGATGTAATGCAGAAGTACTAAGAGATGTTGGACCTGGACTAATAAGCCCACAGAAAAATATCTTCCTTCAACAAAATATGGTTGAGTCTTCCCTTCCCGAAGACCTGGATGATGACTCTTTGATTCCTCTATCACCGACCCTAACAGATGAAGagtatttgtttacattgacAGACACTGAAGGAATAACAGAACTTTTCGATTCATATGGTTTGTGGAGTGACCAGTGA
- the LOC141860070 gene encoding uncharacterized protein LOC141860070, protein MKSPPVSAMFTAALLTFLPTVSCIFWNWQNPVDGQWNSWTAWSSCQNISYRESLPFRFKQRNCSNPTPKYGGAYCKGESRRLSPCVDCNLPLGLENGRVSNSSITASHSHKDFPASSARLNGKSAWCSMNPKGTLYLQIDLGKMTSVTAIASQGYYPPEEEMSLRLGRVTKYELMYSISGRSWHLYNDSENKTVLRGNAKRNGTVLNILSPEITARFIRVYPISYFTFICMRLELYGCAFACGTALGAEPGSIMTKSSPLMDQDCLWHVHVPNITSLNMDFINFNLPCSNGFAEFRDGGIPYSSAKVLAHYCGVDSLPPLISATSGQLWVRFKSNASSPQVGFYSIYFPGCGGNVDGSSGEIKSPNFPNEYFHNSKCTWTITVPERKSVHLKFIKFEIEGDINRQRCPHDALSVWNSSDSDGALIGKYCNSNPPPSEICNAGNTMRIKFHSDDALAYGGFFIMFRAVDPLSPCNELSSIITSTPSRISTMVQMSPTPSISSQTVFAQEPILRMSDRLLGLATKTSAIGPPTKTSAMKQILMPFSTSVVINKTFSFPGGSLNDDLRAVAQKAQKDDGEGDGLWSVVILSILSFVVLCMIVASIIPSVKKHYETQKLEKEMNSLVTTPMLALCTNSREGIQGGQRCVRESSACEDEASMQSVDAAQNESIPEKPEADQMLAASAKCSCSVEEVDDLEEGHAEKDVYILNDDDDDDDSDGDSGSNTPEISSLKMSNDDLASSFAQEVQQMLGQFLKDDTQQGWDLDVLSTPRQSLESQPIANKNIPQDDLPVEEKRNMSPNDLRSKTDEPHCTHPNSDETSI, encoded by the coding sequence ATGAAAAGTCCGCCGGTTTCGGCGATGTTTACGGCGGCATTACTAACCTTCCTTCCTACCGTTTCGTGTATTTTTTGGAACTGGCAAAATCCTGTGGATGGACAATGGAATTCTTGGACAGCGTGGAGTTCTTGCCAAAATATCTCTTATCGCGAGTCGTTACCTTTTCgttttaaacaaagaaattgctcAAATCCTACACCGAAATACGGAGGCGCGTATTGTAAAGGAGAGAGCCGGCGACTTTCACCTTGTGTTGATTGTAATTTACCGTTGGGCTTGGAAAATGGCCGTGTTTCGAATTCCTCTATCACAGCATCTCATTCCCACAAGGACTTCCCAGCCTCATCGGCAAGATTGAACGGGAAATCCGCTTGGTGTTCCATGAATCCCAAAGGGACATTGTATCTGCAAATTGACTTAGGAAAAATGACGTCTGTTACAGCGATAGCATCCCAAGGATATTATCCACCGGAAGAAGAAATGTCACTTCGTTTAGGCCGCGTTACTAAATATGAACTTATGTACAGTATCAGTGGACGTTCTTGGCATTTGTACAACGATAGTGAAAACAAAACCGTATTACGCGGGAACGCAAAGCGAAATGGTACAGTGCTGAATATACTTTCGCCCGAGATCACCGCGCGATTTATCCGAGTTTACCCGATAAGCTACTTTACGTTTATTTGCATGAGGTTAGAGCTATATGGATGTGCATTCGCTTGTGGTACAGCCCTGGGCGCTGAACCAGGGAGTATTATGACAAAGAGCTCCCCACTTATGGACCAAGATTGTTTGTGGCATGTCCATGTTCCAAACATAACCAGCCTAAACATGGACTTTATAAACTTTAATTTGCCTTGCAGTAATGGTTTCGCAGAGTTTAGAGATGGGGGTATACCATATTCTTCGGCCAAAGTCCTTGCCCATTATTGCGGTGTGGACAGCCTCCCCCCGCTCATCAGTGCCACTAGTGGTCAGCTGTGGGTGCGATTCAAATCGAACGCATCCAGTCCACAAGTTGGATTCTATTCCATTTACTTTCCTGGTTGTGGAGGAAATGTTGATGGAAGCAGTGGTGAAATCAAGTCGCCAAACTTTCCAAATGAGTATTTTCACAATTCAAAGTGCACCTGGACTATTACAGTGCCAGAGAGAAAATCTGTGCACTTGAAGTTTATCAAGTTCGAAATTGAAGGGGATATAAACCGTCAGAGATGCCCGCATGATGCTCTCAGCGTATGGAATAGCTCTGATTCAGATGGCGCACTGATTGGAAAATATTGCAACAGCAATCCTCCTCCTTCTGAAATCTGCAATGCGGGAAACACCATGAGGATAAAATTCCACAGTGATGATGCACTGGCATATGGAGGATTTTTTATCATGTTTCGTGCAGTTGATCCTCTGTCACCATGTAATGAATTGTCTTCTATAATTACGTCAACACCCTCAAGGATTTCAACAATGGTGCAGATGAGCCCTACTCCTTCAATAAGCAGTCAAACTGTTTTTGCACAGGAGCCCATATTGCGCATGAGTGATCGTCTTTTAGGACTAGCTACAAAAACCTCAGCAATAGGACCACCTACAAAAACCTCAGCAATGAAGCAAATACTTATGCCTTTCTCTACTTCTGTGGTGATAAATAAGACATTTAGTTTCCCAGGAGGTTCTTTGAATGATGACCTGAGAGCCGTGGCTCAGAAGGCACAAAAAGATGATGGTGAAGGCGATGGCTTATGGTCTGTAGTAATACTATCCATTTTGTCATTTGTAGTTTTGTGCATGATAGTTGCAAGTATTATTCCCAGTGTGAAAAAACACTATGAGActcaaaaattggaaaaagaaatgaactcTTTGGTTACAACACCCATGCTTGCTCTCTGTACCAACAGTAGGGAAGGCATTCAAGGTGGACAAAGATGTGTGCGAGAAAGTTCTGCTTGTGAAGATGAAGCGAGTATGCAATCTGTTGATGCCGCACAAAATGAGTCAATTCCTGAAAAACCAGAAGCTGATCAAATGCTTGCTGCAAGTGCTAAATGTAGCTGTAGTGTAGAAGAAGTTGATGATCTGGAGGAAGGACATGCAGAGAAAGATGTATACATTTtgaatgatgatgacgatgatgatgacagtgaTGGTGACAGTGGAAGTAACACACCTGAAATTAGCagtttgaaaatgtcaaatgatGATCTGGCCAGCTCCTTTGCTCAGGAGGTGCAACAAATGCTAGGCCAGTTTCTGAAAGATGATACACAACAAGGCTGGGATCTTGACGTGTTGTCCACACCAAGGCAGTCCTTGGAGAGTCAGCCCATAGccaacaaaaatattcctcaAGATGACTTACCTGTcgaagaaaaaaggaacatGTCCCCCAATGACCTAAGAAGTAAAACAGATGAACCTCATTGTACTCATCCAAACTCAGACGAGACAAGTATTTAg